The Medicago truncatula cultivar Jemalong A17 chromosome 7, MtrunA17r5.0-ANR, whole genome shotgun sequence genome includes the window TCATTGATAGACTTATTTGTATTggtttgttagttttattcagagaaaatttcaacaacaatagTGAGAAACAAATGAAATAGATAATAAGTTCTTACAAATAACCTATTGTTTACATTGAAAAGACATTAGTAATcttttattaaaacaattaattatggataaaattgacttcttaaaacatgttttgtccataattattgtgattttttttatgaatcaatTAAGTTTcagattaaatatatttttagtatcTACAACACTCGCAATTTTGAAGTTAAGTTCCtaacattttgtttaattttagtcGTTAATTTATTGTTATAGAGATTAATGCAAGaataaaaacactttttttttttgtttttttttttgtaaaattataaaaagatgagacaaaaattgaataaaatttttgtaaggattaaacctataaaattataatttatgagacaaaaaatatattctatcCTTAAATTTCATATGctggtttttaaaataattttttttgtttatggtcCCCGCGTAGAATTTTCTCTAGCTTCGTCATTGCAACCACCTCATTTGCTATCAAAATGCCATCTAGAATTTGCTTTCCTTTGACAAACGTCGATTGAGAGTCCAAGACTACACTACCAATAACAATAAGTAATAACTCTCATAAGGACAAACATAGCATAATGATCACTTAAGTACAATACTACACTCAATAAGGACGGACAATGATACTAACTCTCATGTTTGACATAGTTATGATCACTTACACCTTCCTGACCTCTTTAGGATTTGTTGGGGATGCATAAACTCTTCACATGATCATGATGTAAAGCTTAAAGATGTTTCAAGTCTTCAAAAGTTATCTTATTTACAGAAAACGAAAGTAAGCATCTCGATCCACAAACATAGCATAATGGATAAAATTAATTATCCAGTGTTTTCACCGTTTACGTTTTTAACGATGTTTTAATGTGatttatcaattttaaatagagtaaataggcaattacccctccgaaattgtaagtttcgtcaattatcattaaaattaacaaaacttcaattaccccatgaaattgcacaacattaatcaatttaccccctctgtcaattttttttttgttagtgaacatgacattttgtaaatacccccgaacttaaaaatttatattatttctcttaAAGGCAAATAATTAACCTTATTCTTTCTTAACCATGTtgtattttgtaacaaaaaaaacatgttgtattttgtaacaaaaaaaacatgttgtatttttatggaagaatacactattataaataaagtaaataggcaattaattatctaagtttcgtcaattaacctctgaaattaacaaaacttcaattaccctgaaattgcacaacgttattCAATTTATCCCattcgtcaaatttttctgttagtgaacatgatgttttgcaaatacccccttaaagttttgcacttatgtgcaaaataccctccaaacttaaaaatttatattatttcattttttttaattgtggcTGGATAAAAAAAAGTGGGGTGAAATATGATATCAAATGTTTATATCTTCACcccactcttttttttttttgaaagatagatgagaattttattattttattttcaggtTTATTGAGAAAATGTGTTTGGTTAATATTTAAAGTATTCATGAAAATGATCGATAAAACGATATTTATGGataataattaatgattttatttcCACATTTATGAGAACTTTATTCCTTCTAATTTTCTTAGGAATAAAACAACAttccaagaaaataaaattttaaaaatttaaaacaaacataGAATTATATCATTCATACTATCATATTCCACGAATCTTCAAATAtgacttgaaacaaacactCTCTATAGTATTCTTTCAAATTCAACCATATCAAGCAATATAAAGTTTTTCtctcatataaaaaaaagtttaatattaTGGAATTTCATTAAACTCACGGGAACTTTTACGGTACACccgcaaattaaggtgtaccggtactcttacttcaaaaatttataaattaactattacttttatgaaataaaaagctatttgttgatatttatattttagaaaatatcatttaataagaaaaaacatcatttcattgtttataaaaatcatactaattttttttacattttattgtaaaaaataatcaaaattctctattacgagtactaaaaattcagaaaaatcaaattttatttcgtcgatgtttttgataaataagatttaattattataattataggtgatagaaaacaatttttctcttcaaaaaataacacatttaactattaatttaatgatttggtgtaccaatacactcatatctttgggtgtaccatagaatttgcctaaacTCTATTACTACTATGATATGACAGCTAAGCGTGATTAGGCAAAtttattgtgaaacaaaatCACGCATggcaaaaacataaatatactACAGTGTTTGGACTTAACAACAAGCTTCTACAGTTAAGTACAGTAGTTTTTGGCAGTACAGTCCATAGTAATAAATTCACAGCTCACCTCACACCATgcaatcaaaaatcaaaatggaaataaaataaattaattactgATAATGAGTCACATTCATACAAAGAGATGAGATGAGAAAAATCCCAAAGAAGGAAGAGAACCTTATTACTAACCTTACATTacataattctgaaattgatgtttctttgtttgtttattaGTAACCCATTTTTATGAGTTGTAAGGTATCTATTACCTACCACTGATAACTCCaccccttcttcttcttcttttttccgAATTATCATATATcacacaaaaaaatatgtttttttttttttttttttttgcattagaTAGTTCCATTCTATCTTAGATTCATTCACATTTTCCACACCCCACGTAAACAATTTTCACCTATTTAGATATTCTTGTTTTTTCTAACAACTTCCTAGATTTGGGCTGTCAAAAAGATCTAACCtttatgttttgttcttttgtttgtcTCTCTTCACTTATGACAAAGTTGTTTCTGAGATCTGGGTTTTGAAGGTTTCACTAaaggttagttttttttgttaattttaatgtAATGTTTGTATTTTATGAATATGTTCAATTATGTgagttaattaaattgtttattgcATGTTTTGTAGGTCAATTATTATCAAggtttgtttttgaaaaatgggTTCTAATCTGAATGCTGAATTATCAAagaaaacttctttttttggtataaaGGTTTGGGAAATTATTGCAATTGTAGTTGGTTTGTCAATTATAGTTATTCTCACTGTGTTATCAATTTGCCTTACTTCAAGAAAGAAATCTAGAAAAGCTAGAAATGAGATTCCTGTTACTGAGATACCAAATGTGTCAAAGGAAATCAAGGAAGTTAGGGTTGAACAAGTATCAACAAATGGATTTACGCCTCGTGACGGAATACTTTTAACCATTCATGATAAATCCAGTGACAAGGAATCAGACAAAGTTATGGTTCATTTAGGTTTAGGGAAGAAGGTGAAGAATGGTGATAGCAGTAGTCATTCAGATTCATTTCATCAATACATGGAGAGAGATGGGGGTGGAGGGTCACATTCGCAATCAGGTGAAGAAGGTAGTTCGGGAACGGTTACTGTGTACAAACACTCTTCGGCTTCATACCCTTTAACAGCTCCTTCGCCTTTATCTGGCCTTCCGGAATTCTCTCACTTAGGTTGGGGCCATTGGTTTACTTTGAGGGATCTTGAACTTGCTACAAACCGGTTTGCGAAAGAAAATGTACTTGGTGAAGGTGGTTATGGAGTGGTTTATAAGGGACAGTTGATCAATGGAAGTCCAGTTGCAGTTAAAAAGATACTCAATAATATGTGAGTTCCATTAGAATGCTGAGCCTAGTTTAccttaattttgttttccttAGCGCCTTTTTGGATAGACTTATTTAAGTTAATCTACTTACATAGGctcttgtgagactgtttggaagaGCTTACGGAAACAACATATGACATGTTCatagttgttttcagcttatttctatAAGCTCTTCATGATAGTCtatgaaaaacaattttacattttgttccagaaatagcttatacataaaccctTGTACAATAGGCTCTTCTGCGTCTCCTTATTATTAGGCTGAAAATTCAACTTTTAAGTTGTTCTTTTGTTGGTATAACAGCGGTCAAGCAGAGAAAGAATTTAGAGTGGAAGTTGAAGCTATTGGTCATGTCAGACACAAAAACTTGGTTCGACTTTTGGGGTTCTGCGTCGAGGGAACTCACAGGTATCCATATTCTCAATTACAAAAGTATGACTGTATGAGTAGTATATCCTCAACGTATATGATTTTATCATAATCTGCTTAATTTTTGCTGGAATTAATGGTGATCATAATATGAATTGCAAGTTCTTTAATCTGAAATACATTTTCAGGATTTTAGTCTATGAGTATGTCAATAATGGAAACTTAGAGCAATGGCTTCATGGAGCCATGCGTCACCATGGCTATCTTACGTGGGAAGCACGCATCAAGATTCTCCTTGGCACAGCCAAAGCGTGAGCCTCTACATCTatgcttttcattttctttgtagtCCTTGTATAAAGCAATATACTCGTTTCAGGCTTGCGTATTTGCACGAAGCAATTGAGCCAAAGGTGGTACACCGAGATATCAAGTCAAGCAACATATTAATTGACGATGATTTCAATGCTAAGGTTTCTGATTTTGGTCTGGCCAAATTACTGGGTGCTGGGAAGAGTCACGTCACAACTCGAGTTATGGGAACCTTTGGGTCAGTATTTTCTTGCTCCACCCTTGAGAGTGGTGAATTTTTCCCTTGCTAAGTATTGTTATactatttttaagaaaaatcaattcttatatgctttttctctctaaattttTGACAGATACGTGGCTCCTGAATATGCAAACACTGGCCTTCTAAATGAGAAGAGTGATGTTTATAGCTTTGGTGTTTTGCTATTGGAAGGAATCACTGGAAGGGATCCAGTTGATTATGGTCGTCCGACAAATGAAGTGAGTAAACTAATATTATGTCTCTGGGACAAAATCCAGCTTGAAGTATGTGCGTTTGATTGCGTTGATTTACTTAATAATCCTGAAGTGTTAGATGTAAgctttatttattcaatattgtgcAGTTGTGGCTTATCTTCACAAATGTTTCAAATAGACTACACCTCATCCTTTTTCCGGTCAATTTGAGAATAAAAGTTGCTTCTATCAATATACTATTAAGAACATATTTGTTCATATTATCAGATACATCGTATACCATTATGTTTTCAATTGTCTGGTGCATGACTGATCTTATGATATTGATACGTGATTTTTAACCATAACCTCATTAGGATGACGTTATGGTTAAAAATTGAGCTGTTAAATCGCAGTTAGGATTCAAAGTTAATCTTCGCTTCTGAAGCATCCCTTTCAAAAACAGGAAACATGAACAACATTATCAGGAATGCTAGTAACTATCATGTCCGTATGTTTTTAGCTGTCCCTACTATTCTACTAGAGTTTGTTCCTTCTTGCTGTATACCTTTCAATGTTCACCAGCTAAGCTTTGTGGGTCACAGCTTCCTTCCTTTTTAACAACATTTTGAGTGTTACAGATAAGGTGGCATATACATTGAATGATACATtgcaatgaatttttttcttctgctcGAACAGCTAAACATTTCTCACTGTTCAACTACTACTATTATTACTATGACTATGAGGCACTCTTCTATGGAACAAAATCCATTACTGTGCACTTTTTAACATAGTAATAGATAGTTGGCATCCTCTAgatttagttttaatttgagTCGTTAATGATTAAATCTAGTTTAACTACGAAGTATGAACTCTGGCCTGGCACCGGCAATTATTATCAGAGGATAGTTTGTATAGAGGATTAATTTTGCtccattaatatttattattatttattaacaaTAAATGTGTTTTTTGTTACTTATTTCTACATGGAAACTTTTTTATCAATGGTTTTTATTGACCTTTACTGTGAAACGTCAATGCTCTTAGGTGAATCTAGTTGATTGGCTGAAAATGATGGTTGGAAATAGGAGATCAGAAGAAG containing:
- the LOC11423148 gene encoding probable receptor-like protein kinase At5g18500; the encoded protein is MGSNLNAELSKKTSFFGIKVWEIIAIVVGLSIIVILTVLSICLTSRKKSRKARNEIPVTEIPNVSKEIKEVRVEQVSTNGFTPRDGILLTIHDKSSDKESDKVMVHLGLGKKVKNGDSSSHSDSFHQYMERDGGGGSHSQSGEEGSSGTVTVYKHSSASYPLTAPSPLSGLPEFSHLGWGHWFTLRDLELATNRFAKENVLGEGGYGVVYKGQLINGSPVAVKKILNNIGQAEKEFRVEVEAIGHVRHKNLVRLLGFCVEGTHRILVYEYVNNGNLEQWLHGAMRHHGYLTWEARIKILLGTAKALAYLHEAIEPKVVHRDIKSSNILIDDDFNAKVSDFGLAKLLGAGKSHVTTRVMGTFGYVAPEYANTGLLNEKSDVYSFGVLLLEGITGRDPVDYGRPTNEVNLVDWLKMMVGNRRSEEVVDPNIEVKPSTRALKRALLTALRCVDPDSEKRPKMSQVVRMLESEEYPLAREDRRHRRRNQGGSAEIDSQREFSDTDRSEIQSSREESRG